In Halococcus salifodinae DSM 8989, a single genomic region encodes these proteins:
- a CDS encoding TMEM165/GDT1 family protein, which yields MAEFVAVVTTAFALQLLALPGEKGQIIIGGLATRYDPYTVVAGASTAFAGWTVLEILLGNALRGAFPEVYLDVVTAGLFVAFAVILLYADWRDSNDSPRSLPDGGEVLRGLPLDTERFGGFVPAFSLLALGEFGDKTQLVTIGLAAQYGVHAGIWVGEMLAIIPVSLLTALSVDRLATRFDTAWFHRLSAIVFLLFAADIAASYLLGWSFLPI from the coding sequence ATGGCCGAGTTCGTAGCCGTCGTCACAACCGCGTTCGCCCTCCAACTCCTCGCGCTGCCCGGCGAGAAGGGCCAAATCATCATCGGGGGGTTGGCGACGCGGTACGATCCGTACACGGTGGTCGCGGGCGCGAGCACGGCGTTCGCCGGCTGGACGGTGCTCGAGATCCTGCTCGGCAACGCTTTGCGGGGCGCGTTTCCCGAAGTGTACCTCGACGTCGTCACGGCCGGACTGTTCGTGGCGTTCGCGGTGATCCTGCTCTACGCGGACTGGCGCGATTCGAACGACAGTCCGCGATCGCTCCCCGACGGCGGTGAGGTGCTTCGGGGGCTCCCGCTCGATACCGAGCGGTTCGGCGGGTTCGTACCGGCGTTCTCGCTGCTCGCGCTTGGCGAGTTCGGCGACAAGACCCAGCTCGTCACGATCGGGCTCGCGGCCCAGTACGGCGTCCACGCCGGCATTTGGGTCGGCGAGATGCTCGCGATCATCCCGGTGAGCCTCCTCACCGCGTTGTCGGTCGACCGACTCGCGACCCGGTTCGATACGGCGTGGTTCCACCGACTCTCGGCGATCGTCTTCCTCCTGTTCGCGGCCGACATCGCGGCGTCGTACCTCCTCGGCTGGTCGTTCCTGCCGATCTGA
- the radA gene encoding DNA repair and recombination protein RadA — MAATEDLESLPGVGPATADKLMESGFDSYQGIAVASPGELSNTADIGESTAADIINAARDAADIGGFETGANVLERRNEIGKLTWQVDEVDELLGGGVETQSITEVYGEFGAGKSQVTHQLSVNVQLPNEYGGLEGSAIFIDSEDTFRPERIAQMVRGLPDEAIAAAMEVREIEGSPDSEEAMDEFIESILDNIHVAKAFNSNHQILLAQKAQEIAAEHEESEWPVRLVCIDSLTAHFRAEYVGRGELAQRQQKLNKHLHDIDKVGNLYNAATVVTNQVASNPDSYFGDPTQPIGGNILGHKSTFRMYLRKSKGTKRIVRLVDAPNLPDGEAVMRVEEEGLKPE; from the coding sequence ATGGCAGCAACCGAGGACCTAGAGAGCCTGCCCGGCGTCGGGCCGGCGACGGCTGACAAGCTCATGGAGTCGGGGTTCGATTCGTACCAGGGGATCGCGGTCGCGAGCCCCGGTGAGCTCTCGAACACCGCGGACATCGGCGAAAGCACCGCGGCGGACATCATCAACGCCGCGCGCGACGCCGCCGATATCGGTGGGTTCGAAACGGGTGCGAACGTCCTCGAACGTCGCAACGAGATCGGGAAACTCACCTGGCAGGTCGACGAGGTCGACGAGCTCCTTGGAGGAGGGGTCGAAACCCAATCGATCACCGAGGTGTACGGCGAGTTCGGCGCGGGCAAGTCTCAGGTCACCCACCAGCTTTCGGTCAACGTCCAGCTCCCCAACGAGTACGGCGGCCTCGAAGGCAGCGCCATCTTCATCGACTCCGAGGACACGTTCCGCCCCGAGCGGATCGCCCAGATGGTGCGTGGGCTCCCCGACGAGGCGATCGCCGCCGCGATGGAGGTCCGCGAGATCGAGGGCAGCCCCGACAGCGAGGAGGCGATGGACGAGTTCATCGAGAGCATCCTCGACAACATCCACGTCGCGAAGGCGTTCAACTCCAACCACCAGATTCTCCTCGCTCAGAAGGCCCAGGAGATCGCCGCCGAGCACGAGGAGTCAGAGTGGCCCGTTCGACTCGTCTGTATCGACTCGCTGACGGCACATTTCCGCGCGGAGTACGTCGGTCGTGGCGAACTCGCCCAGCGCCAGCAGAAGCTCAACAAACACCTCCACGACATCGACAAAGTCGGCAACCTCTACAACGCCGCCACCGTCGTCACGAATCAGGTCGCCTCGAACCCCGACTCCTATTTCGGCGACCCGACCCAACCCATCGGCGGCAACATTCTCGGCCACAAATCGACGTTCCGGATGTACCTCCGGAAATCGAAGGGCACCAAGAGAATCGTCCGGCTGGTCGACGCCCCCAACCTCCCCGACGGCGAGGCCGTGATGCGCGTCGAGGAAGAGGGACTGAAGCCCGAATAA
- a CDS encoding iron-sulfur cluster assembly scaffold protein — MSMGSDMYRQQILDHYKNPRNYGDLDDPTFSHVGENPMCGDEIKVDVNLADDGETIEYAAFSGEGCAISQASASMLTDELQGMTLDELDELDRDDVIDLLGVDISPMRVKCAVLIEMVAQDGAAIYQGEKTSIEKTTTE, encoded by the coding sequence ATGAGCATGGGTTCGGACATGTATCGCCAGCAGATCCTGGATCACTACAAGAACCCGCGCAACTACGGCGATCTCGACGATCCCACCTTCAGCCACGTCGGCGAGAACCCGATGTGTGGCGACGAGATCAAAGTCGACGTCAACCTCGCCGACGACGGTGAGACGATCGAGTACGCCGCCTTTTCGGGCGAGGGCTGTGCGATCAGCCAGGCGAGCGCGAGCATGCTGACCGACGAACTCCAGGGGATGACCCTCGACGAGCTCGACGAGCTCGATCGCGACGACGTCATCGACCTCCTTGGAGTGGACATCAGCCCGATGCGGGTGAAATGCGCCGTCTTGATCGAGATGGTGGCCCAGGACGGCGCAGCGATCTATCAGGGCGAGAAGACCTCGATCGAGAAGACGACGACCGAATAG